The proteins below are encoded in one region of Chloroflexota bacterium:
- a CDS encoding TerB family tellurite resistance protein gives MNLRRFLALPPPTTSSDLSDVAAGPDATSGLEGLRPDDPEAAAVRRIVARLEAMPPDHARHLASYAYILARAAAAEFDISDAETRTIERLLVEHGDVNESQAVVVAEIAKSMARLVGGTEDYLVTRDFAERSTPEERLGLLRACFVVGAADESITASESSVLNEIANELGVDAVAATALRAEFADRFSALQALRRGR, from the coding sequence ATGAACCTCCGTCGCTTCCTCGCCTTGCCGCCGCCGACCACCTCCTCGGATCTATCCGACGTTGCCGCCGGCCCCGACGCCACATCCGGGCTCGAGGGGCTCCGTCCCGACGATCCAGAGGCCGCCGCCGTGCGCCGGATCGTCGCCCGGCTCGAGGCGATGCCGCCGGACCACGCGCGCCACCTCGCGTCGTACGCGTACATCCTCGCCCGGGCGGCTGCGGCCGAGTTCGACATCAGCGACGCGGAGACACGGACGATCGAGCGGCTCCTCGTCGAGCATGGCGACGTGAACGAGTCGCAGGCCGTCGTCGTCGCGGAGATCGCGAAGAGCATGGCGCGACTCGTCGGCGGCACGGAGGACTACCTCGTAACGCGCGACTTCGCCGAGCGATCCACGCCGGAGGAGCGCCTTGGCCTATTGCGCGCCTGCTTCGTCGTCGGTGCGGCGGATGAGTCCATCACGGCGAGCGAATCGTCGGTCCTCAACGAGATCGCGAACGAGCTCGGCGTGGACGCGGTCGCGGCGACGGCCCTTCGAGCCGAATTCGCGGACCGGTTCTCTGCCCTCCAGGCGCTGCGCCGGGGCCGTTGA
- a CDS encoding pirin family protein, with the protein MPAATVSNLLVLPRVPRPDPAHTRYRPVIQVITAPSLLEGEGFPVRRPFPGPYGNLADPFLLLDHMGAVEYAPYEAKGAPWHPHRGFETVTYIIDGAFRHKDSNGGGGLITDGATQWMTAGAGILHDEMPTEELIVSGGLFHGIQLWVNLPAAQKFAPPRYQDIGPDRVALLASDDGGALIRVIAGEVAGHAGPGVTYTPIAYAHATITPGARLETAWPVEFNALVYVLSGRGSVGPDARPIREGQLAVFGDGDAVSVAADASQDRRTPDLEILLLGGRPIREPVVSYGPFVMNTREEILQAVRDYQAGRMGIIPAEYLHGLAR; encoded by the coding sequence ATGCCCGCCGCCACTGTCTCCAACCTGCTCGTCCTGCCCCGCGTCCCGCGGCCCGATCCGGCTCACACCCGGTACCGCCCGGTGATCCAGGTCATCACGGCGCCGTCGCTCCTGGAGGGCGAGGGATTCCCGGTCCGCCGCCCGTTCCCGGGCCCGTACGGCAACCTCGCCGATCCGTTCCTCCTCCTCGATCACATGGGGGCCGTGGAATACGCTCCGTACGAGGCGAAGGGCGCTCCCTGGCACCCACACCGTGGGTTCGAAACGGTCACCTACATCATCGACGGGGCATTCCGCCACAAGGATTCGAACGGCGGCGGCGGCCTCATCACGGACGGGGCCACCCAATGGATGACCGCCGGCGCCGGCATCCTCCACGACGAGATGCCGACCGAGGAGCTCATCGTCTCGGGCGGCCTCTTCCACGGCATCCAGCTCTGGGTGAACCTGCCGGCTGCGCAGAAGTTCGCGCCGCCGCGCTACCAGGACATCGGTCCGGATCGGGTCGCGCTCCTCGCCTCCGACGACGGAGGCGCCCTCATCCGGGTGATCGCCGGCGAGGTCGCCGGCCACGCCGGTCCGGGCGTCACGTACACCCCGATCGCGTACGCCCACGCGACGATCACGCCGGGCGCGCGTCTCGAGACGGCCTGGCCCGTGGAGTTCAACGCACTCGTCTACGTCCTGTCGGGTCGCGGGTCCGTCGGGCCGGATGCTCGCCCGATCCGCGAGGGCCAGCTCGCGGTCTTCGGCGATGGGGACGCCGTGAGCGTCGCCGCGGACGCCTCCCAGGACCGCCGCACGCCGGATCTCGAGATCCTCCTGCTCGGCGGACGGCCGATCCGGGAGCCGGTCGTGAGCTACGGCCCGTTCGTCATGAACACCCGCGAGGAGATCCTCCAGGCCGTCCGCGACTACCAGGCCGGCCGGATGGGGATCATCCCGGCGGAGTACCTCCACGGGCTCGCCCGCTGA